The genomic region GGGCCCCCGGCTACGGACCGGCCCAGCCCGGCCCCGTCGCGCCGGCCCCCCGCAACCCCCGGCGCTGTGGCCCGCTGCTCTTCTGGGCCGCCCTCGCCCTGTCCCTCCTCGGGCTCGGCGTGCTGGGTCTGCTCGACGGCACGGGCACCGAGGTCGCCGAGGGCGCCTATCCCGCCGTCGTCGTGGCCGTCTGCGGCGTGCTCCTGGTCGTCGGGGCCTTCTACGGCCGGGCCGGCGGGCTGATCCTGGTCGGGCTCCTGGCGGCGTTCGCGATGGCCGCCGACACCGCCGTGGACCAGGTCGAGCAGCGCTCGGTCCTGGAGACCCCGCAGACCGCTGCGGAGGTCGAGAGCGGCTACGAGATCCGCTCCGGCGAGCTGGTCCTGGACCTCTCGCAGGTCGCGGACCCGGCGGAGCTCGCGGGTCGCCGGGTGCGCGTCGAGGCCGGGATCGGCCAGCTCGAGGTGATCGTGCCGGCCGGGCTCGCCGTCCGGGCGGAGGGCGAGGTCGGGATCGGCAACGTGCGCCTCTTCGGCGAGGACAACGGCGGCTTCGGTGTCAGCAGCGGGGCCGGCCTCGACGGCACCGATTCCTCGATCACCGGCGCCCTCGTGATCGAGGCCGACCTCGGCATCGGCGAGGTGCGGGTGCGCCAGGCGGCCCCGGCGGCCCCGGAGAGCCCGGAGAGCCCGGAAGCACAGAGCAAGGAGATCGCCCGATGAGCACCGACCCCTTCCGCCGGCTGCCGGCCGGCCGGCACCCGGTCAACGTCGCCCACCTGGTGCTGGGGGTGGCCCTGCTCGGCCTGGTCGGCATCTGGGGACTGGTCCAGGGCGACGTGGTGAGCCTCGGCTCCGTCCGCTGGCTGATGCCGCTGCCGTGGGTGCTCGCGGGTCTCGCCGGCCTGCTCGCCACCACGCTCGGCGGGCGGCGCGAGGCCCGGAAGGACGACCGGCCCCGGGCCGAGTGACGGCTCAGGTCCGGCGCCCGTGGGCCCGGACCGCGTCGAGGACCAGGTCGGGGTGGTCGGTGATGATCCCGTCGACCCCGGCGTCGAGCAGGGTCCCGACGGCAGCCCGGTGGTCCCCCAGCACGGCCGGGTCGTCCCCACGCCGGTGCTCGAGCGGAAGGAACGCGTTCTCCGCACGCAGCGTCCAGGCGTGCACTGTCAGCCGGCGCCGGTGGGCCTGGTGGACCAGCCGGGTGGGCGCGCCGAGCCGGCCTCCGGCTGTGCGCGGCAGCACCAGCCGCTGGTGCACGCCGACCCCCTCGGCGTACGCCGCCACCGCGTCCAGCGCCGCGGGACCCACGTCGTCCCCGACGTCGAGCAGCCGCACCAGCGGCAGTGTCGTGCGCGCCGCGAGCCGGCGCAGGACGCCGGGGTCGAAGGACATCAGCGTGACCCCGGAGCGGGGCCGGTCGAGCCCGTGTCGGGCCAGGTCGGCCAGCAGCGGATCCTCCAGCGGCAGCCCCAGGCCGGCGAAGTACGCCGGGTCCTTGAGCTCGACCAGCACCCCGACCGCCCGGCGGTGCCGGGCCGACTCCTCGCCCAGGACGGCCAGCACCTCCGCGAACGTCGGCACGCCCGCGGCGGACCGGTCCGGGCGCGGGGCCCGCAGGCCCGGCAGCCGCTCCCGCGCGGTCAGCGTCCGGACCTGGTCGAGGGTCAGGTCCTCGGTGAACCAGCCGGTCACCGGGCGACCGCCGATCACCTTGGTCGTGCGCAGCGGCGCCAGCGCGGCGTGCTCGGCGACGTCGGTGCTGCGGCTCAGCTCGCTCTCGTGGCGCACCACCAGGACGCCGTCGGCGGTCGGCACCAGGTCGAGCTCGACGGCGTCCGCGCCCATCGCGACAGCCGTGCGGTAGGCGTCGAGAGTGTGCTCGCGGCGGTATCCGCTCGCGCCCCGGTGCGCGACGACCGCCGGCGTGACCACGAGCCGGGGAGCCGGAGCAGCGGGCCGGAGCGGGGGGCGGAGCGAGGGGAGGAGGCTCACGGTCCGGTTCTGCCAGGTCGGCGTGTCGGCGGGGTGGCCGCGCCGCGCGCGGCGGATGAATGGCAGATGATGAGCCGGTGGACCTGCCCGCCTTCCCGTCGCTGACCTCGCTGCCCGCGCTCGAGCGCACCGACCTGCTCGCCGCCCCCGTCGCAGCTGCGCTCGCCGCCTGGCCGCACGGAGACCGGGTCGCGGTCGTCGAGATCGACCCGGCCCTGGCCGACACCGCGGCGATGACCGAGGCGTACGCCGTACCGCTGGACGCGAGCGCGAACTGCGTAGTCGTCTCCGGGCGTCGCGACGGCGAGGAGCGGGTCGCCGCGTGCGTGGTGCGGGCCGACACCCGGGCCGACGTCAACAACCGCGTCAAGCGGCTGCTGCACGTCCGGAAGGCCTCGTTCCTGCCGACGGAGCGCGCCGTCGCCGAGTCCGAGATGGAGTACGGCGGGATCACGCCGATCGGGCTGCCCGCCCCGTGGCGGGTGCTGGTCGACGCCCGGGTGCTCGCTGCCGACGTCGCGGTCCTGGGCTCCGGCCTGCGCCGCTCCAAGCTGCTGGTCCCCGGCGCGCTGGTCGGCGACCTGCCGGGCGCCGAGGTGGTGGCGGACCTCGCCCTGGCCCTCGACCTCGGCTGAGGACTTCGCGTGCGGCGATAACGATTGGATCGCGGCTCGGTCCGGTCCGTAACGTGGGCGGGTGCGCCAACTTCCCCTCGCCCACCCAGGCACCGCCGACCACCGGTCGCCGGGCCGGTTCCTGTGGTGGCTGGCCCTCGGGCAGTGGCGCAGCCTGGTCATGGGCATGCTCTTCGGCGTCGTCTGGATGAGCAGCCAGGCGGTGATGCCCGCCGTGATCGGCCGGGCCATCGACCAGGGCGTGGCGGACCGGGACCGGGACGCGCTGCTCGGCTACGCCGCGGTGATGCTGGCCATCGGCCTGATCCAGGCGGCGAGCGGCATCATGCGGCACCGGTTCGCGGTCACGAACTGGCTGGTCACGGCGTACCGCACCGTGCAGCTGGTGGGGCGGCACAGCGTCCACCTGGGCGGGACCCTGCCGCGCAAGGTCTCCACCGGTGAGGTCGTCGCGATCGGCACCAGCGACCTGAGCCACCTGGGCGGCGTCATGGACGTCGCCGCCCGGTTCGCCGGCGCGGTCGCCTCGTTCGTCCTGGTCGCGGTGATCCTGCTCCAGACCTCGGTGCCGCTCGGGCTGCTGGTGCTGATCGGCGTGCCCACGCTGATGCTGCTGGTCGGGCCGCTGCTCGCCCCGCTGCAGCGGCGCAGCACCCACCAGCGGGAGCTGATGGGGACGCTGGCCAACACCGCCAGCGACATCGTCAGCGGGCTGCGGGTGCTGCGCGGCATCGGCGGCGAGCAGGTCTTCCACGACCGCTACGTCCGCCAGTCGCAGACCACCCGGCGGGCCGGCGTGGAGGTCGCCCGGGTCCAGTCCGTGATCGAGGCGCTCCAGGTCTTCCTGCCCGGGTTCTTCGTGGTCGTGGTGATCTGGCTGGGCGCCCGGTACGCCGTGGAGGGTCGGATCAGCCCCGGCGAGCTGGTCTCGTTCTACGGCTACGCGGCCTTCCTGATGATCCCGCTGCGGACCGCCACCGAGTTCGCCAACAAGTTCGTCCGGGCCCAGGTGGCCGCCCGCCGGGTGGTCCGGGTCCTGGCGATCGCCCCCGACCACACCGACCCTGCGGTCCCCGTCCCCTCCCCCGCACCCGGCGGCGAGCTCGCCGACCGGCGCAGCGGCCTGCGGGTGCGGCCGGGCACCCTGCTGGCGGTGGTCAGCGAGCGGCCCGACGAGTCCTCGGCGCTGGCCGACCGGCTGGGCATGTGCGCCGCCGAGGTCGACCGCGACGTCACGCTCGGCGGCGTACCCCTCCCGGACCTGGCCCGGTCCGAGGTGCGCAGCCGGATCGTGGTCTCGGACACCGCCTCGGTGCTGTTCTCCGGGCGGCTGGCCGACCGGCTGGACGTGACCGGCGCCGCCGACCCGGACCGAGTGGCCCGGGCCCTGGACACGGCCTCCGCCGATGACATCCTGCTCGCCCTGCCCGGGGGCCTGGACGCCCAGGTGGCCGAGCGGGGCCGCAGCTTCTCGGGTGGCCAGCGCCAGCGGCTGGTCCTGGCGCGGGCCCTGACCAGCGACCCGGAGGTGCTGGTGCTGGTCGAGCCGACCTCGGCCGTCGACGCCCACACCGAGGCGCGGATCGCGGCCCGGCTGCGCGGGCACCGCGCCGGCCGGACGACCGTCGTGAGCACCTCCAGCCCGCTGCTGCTCGACGCCGTCGACGAGGTCGCGTTCCTGCGCGACGGCGTCGTGGTCGCCACCGGCCGGCACGCCGACCTGCTGGACGGGTGCCCGGAGTACCGCGCCGTCGTCGTCCGCGAGACCGGGGAGCCCAGCGAGCCCGGCGAGCCAAGCGGGCACAGCGAGCCCGGCGAGCCCGGTGAGCCCAGCGGACACAGCGAGCCCGAAGGAGCACGCGCGTGAGCGCCACCACCGCACTGCCGGTCGCCGACGGCCGCGCCCTGCGCTCGTACGCCGCCAGCCTGGCCCGCCGGCACCCGCGGCTGCTGCTGGGGGCGCTCTCGCTGCACGTACTGGCCGCGCTGGCCGCGCTCGCCGCCCCCCGGCTCCTCGGCGACCTGGTCGAGGCCGCCGAGCAGGGCACCACCGTCGGGCACGTCGACCGGGTGGTCGCCCTGCTGGCCGGCTTCCTGGTGCTGCAGACAGTGCTGACCCGCTACGCCCGCTACCTCAGTCAGGTGCTCGGCGAGCAGGTGCTCGCGGAGCTGCGCGAGGACTTCGTCGGCAACACCCTGGCCCTGCCGGTCGGCGTGGTGGAGTCGGCCGGCTCGGGTGACCTGCTCACCCGGACCTCCCGCGACGTCGACCAGCTCGGCTGGTCGGTGCGCTGGGCGCTGCCGGAGTGGACGATCGCGGTCGTCACCGCGGTCATCACGCTGGCCGCCGCGATCAGCGTCGGCTGGTGGGTGGCGCTGCCGTGCCTGCTCGGCCTGCCGCCGCTGGTGGCCGGGCTGCGGTGGTACCTGGCCCGGGCCAAGGACGGCTACCTGCGCGAGAGCGCGTCGTACTCGCAGATCAACGCGACGCTGACCGAGACCGTCGAGGGCGCCCGCACCGTCGAGGCCCTGGGGCTCCAGCAGGAGCGGATCCGCTCGATCGACGACGACATCGCGGCCTCCTACGCCGCGGAGCGGTACACGCTGCGGCTGCGCACGGTCTTCTTCCCCAGCATGGAGCTGTCCTACCTGGTGCCGACGGTGGCCACGCTGCTGCTCGGCGGCTACCTCAACACCCAGGGGCAGGCGTCGCTCGGCGACGTGACCACTGCCGTGCTCTACGTGCAGATGCTGATCGACCCCGTCGACCGGATCGTCTCGATCCTCGACGAGCTCCAGCTGGGCGCGGCCTCGCTGGCCCGCCTGCTCGGCGTCGCCCACGTCCCCGACGACCGCGAGGTCAGCGGCCGGATCCCCGACGGCGAGCAGGTGGAGGCCACCGACGTGCGGTTCTCCTACAGCGAGGGCCGGGACGTGCTGCACGGCATCGACCTCGCGGTCGGCGTCGGCGAGCGGGTCGCGATGGTCGGGCCCTCCGGGGCCGGGAAGTCCACCCTGGGCCGGCTGCTGGCCGGCATCCACCCGCCCCGGACCGGGTCGGTCACGGTGGGCGGGGTCCCCCTCGTCGAGCTGCCGCTGGACGACCTGCGCGGCCACGTCGCGCTGGTGACCCAGGAGCACCACGTCTTCGCGGGGACGCTGCGCGAGAACCTGGTGCTGGCCCGGCCCGGCGCCTCCGACGACGCGGTCCGCGAGGCGCTCGAAGCCGTCGACGCCCTGCCCTGGGTGGCGGCCCTGCCGCAGGGGCTGGACGAGGTCGTCGGCTCCGGGGGCCGGTCGCTGACCGCGCCCCAGGCCCAGCAGATCGCCCTGGCGCGGCTGGTGCTCGCCGACCCGCACACGCTGGTCCTCGACGAGGCGACCTCGCTGATCGACCCGCGCGCGGCCCGGCACCTGGAGCGCTCGCTGGCCGCCGTGCTCGAGGGCCGCACGGTGATCGCGATCGCGCACCGGCTCTTCTCCGCCCACGACGCGGACCGGGTGGCTGTCGTCGAGGACGGCCGGATCACCGAGCTCGGCTCGCACGACGAGCTGGTCGCGGCCGGCGGCTCCTATGCAGCCCTCTGGGAGAGCTGGCACGGCCGCGGCTCCGACGGATGATGCGGTCGTGTGCCCCTGGACGCGCCATGGCGCGTCCAGGGGCACACGACCCGGTGAGCGGAGCGCTCAGCGCTCGATGCCCTCCAGACCGCTGATCCGGAGACCGGAGTTGACCTTGTACTTGCGGTTGACCGAGATCAGCACTGCTGTCAACGGCTCGAGCACCCGGGCCAGGCGGAGCTTGCCGGCGTCGATGCCGCGGCGGCTGGTCACCGCGACGGCGAGGTCCTGGGCGACCTGCTTGGCCTCGACGACGTCCCCGACCACGAGGACGTCCTCGTCGAGGTAGTCGTACTCGCCCCACAGGTGGACAGCCGAGACGTTGTGGAAGGCCCCGACCACGGTGGCCTCCGGCGCCAGCTGCTGGGCGTGCTCGGCCGCGGAGCCCTCGCCCGCGTCGACCACCGCGCCGTGCGCGCCGCGCTTGTCGAAGGCGAGCGGGTTCACGCAGGAGATGACTGTCTTGCCGGCCAGGTCCAGCGAGCCGACCAGCTCGTCGTGCCCGTCCCACGGCACCGCCAGCAGGACGACGTCCGCCTGGGCGACTGCCTCAGCGTTCGCGGCGCCCGAGACCGCGCCGGCGCCGTCGACACCGGTGAGCCGCGCGGCCACCTCCTCGGCGACCGGGACGGCCTTCTCGGCCGAGCGCGAGCCGAGCACCACCGTGTGCCCGTGGCGGGCGAAGCGGTATCCGAGCCCCTTGCCCTGCGGGCCGGTGCCACCGATCACGGCGATCGTGTACGACGTCAACATGCGCTCCTCTGGGTGGTTCCGGGAGCCGGCGACGGGTCGGCCGGCTCCGGCGATGATCGCACCGGACCCCTCGGCGCCAGCCACGCGGCCACCATCCGGGCGCCCTGTTATCGTGACAAAAGCACTGTCACGGTCGTTGCGCTCGAGAGGGAACCCATGAAGCTGTCGATGCCCCTGGTCTACGCCGGGAACCCCCGCGAGACCGCCGACCAGGTGGCCGGGCTCGAGAAGGCCGGCCTCGACACGATCTGGGTCGCGGAGCCGTACGGCTTCGACGCCCCGACCCTGATGGGCTACCTCGCCGCGAAGACCGAGACCGTCGAGATCGGCGCCGGCATCCTCAACGTCTACTCCCGCACCCCCGGCGCGCTGCTGCAGACCGCGGCGGGGCTCGACAACGTCTCGGGCGGCCGGGCCGTGATCGGCCTCGGTGCCTCCGGCCCCCAGGTCATCGAGGGCTTCCACGGCCTGCCCTACGACAAGCCGCTGGGCCGCACCCGCGAGGTCATCGAGATCATCCGGATGGGGCTGCGCCGCGACCCGCTGATCCACGACGGCATCTACCAGCTGCCGCTGCCCGCGGACCGGGGCCTGGGCCTCGGCAAGCCGCTGAAGCTGCTGAACCGGCCCGAGCGCCCGGTGGTCCCGCTCTGGGTCGCGGCCCTGGGCGCCAAGAACGTCGCGATGACCGCCGAGGTCGCCGACGGCTGGCTGCCGTTCCTCTTCCACCCCGAGAAGGCGGCCGACGTGTGGGGCGACGCGCTGGCCCAGGGCGCGGCCAAGCGCTCCCCCGAGCTCGGCCCCCTCGAGATCAGCGCCGGCGGCCTGGTCGCCATCGGCGAGGACGTCAAGGGGATGCTCGACCTGATGCGCCCCATGTACGCGCTCTACGTCGGCGGCATGGGCGCGCGCGGCAAGAACTTCTACAACGAGCTCGCCTGCCAGTACGGCTACGAGCAGGAGGCCCGGGAGATCCAGGACCTCTACCTCGACGGCCACAAGCGCGAGGCCGAGGCCAAGGTCCCGCTCGAGTGGCTCGAGGCCGGCAACCTGGTGGGCCCCGCGTCCTACGTCCAGGAGCGGATCGCCGCCTTCCGGGCGGCCGGCGTGACCAGCCTCTCGGTGACGCCCGCCTCGGCCGACCCGGCGGCGACCATCGCCCAGATCAAGGAATGGGTGTCCTAGCCCCGCGTCCCCGAACCGGGCACCCCGGTTGTTAGGTTCTTCCTGCCTCGACTCGGAGGGAGGGCTCCCGCGTGCGCACCAGCGGGTTCCGCGACGACATCCAGGGCGTCCGGGCGATCGCCGTCCTGGCGGTGGTCGCCTACCACGCCGGAGTCGGCCCCTTCCCCGGCGGCTTCGTCGGCCTCGACGTCTTCTTCGTCGTCTCGGGCTTCCTGATCACCTCCCTGCTGCTGCGCGAGCAGCAGCGCACCGGGCGGGTCTCGCTGGTGCGCTTCTACGCCAGCCGGGCCCGGCGGATCCTGCCCGCCGCGACCTTCGTGTCGCTGGTGACGGTCGCCGGCGCCTGGTACTTCCTCAACCTCATCGACGCGCGCGAGGCGGCGTACGACGCCCTGTGGGCCTCGCTGTTCGTGGCGAACGTGCGCTTCGCCGACGAGGAGACCGACTACTTCGCCCTGGACTCCGCTCCCTCGCCGCTGCAGCACTACTGGTCGCTGTCGGTGGAGGAGCAGTTCTACGTCGTGCTGCCGCTGCTCATCCTGGGCTGCCTCGCCTGGGCCGCCCGGGGCCGGCGCGGAGCGCAGCCGTCCCGGGGGCCCGGCTCGCCCACCCGGGCCATCGCGACAGCCGTCGGCGTGCTGACGCTCGCCAGCTTCGCCTGGTCGCTGTACGCCACGGCGCAGAGCCCGCAGACGGCGTACTTCTCGACCTTCACCCGGATCTGGGAGCTCGGCGTCGGGGCACTGCTGGCGATCGGGACGCCGCACTTCGCCGGGATGCTCACCACCCGGGCCCGCAACCTGCTCGGGGCGCTCGGCCTCGCCGCCGTCGCGCTGGCCGCCGTCCGCTACACCGGCACCACCGCCTTCCCGGGGTACGCCGCGCTGCTGCCGGTCCTCGGCACGGCCGCGCTGATGGTCGCCGGCGCCGAGCAGCGGTCCGGACCGGCGGCGGTCCAGCGGCTGCTGGGCACCGCGCCGATGCGGGCGATCGGCGACGCGTCGTACTCGATCTACCTGTGGCACTGGCCGCTGTACGTGATCCTCACCGGGCACCTCGGGCGCGGACTCGGCCCCGGGGAGACCGCGCTGATGCTGGTCGCCCTGGCCGCGCTGTCCTGGGCCAGCTTCCGGTGGGTCGAGACCCCGTTCCGGCGCGCGGCCCCGCGCCCGATCGGCCGGGCGCTGGTGCTCTACCCGGTCTCCGTGGCCGTGGTGCTGGCCGGCTGCCTGGCGTCTGCGACCTGGGTCGACCAGCACCGCGGGCCCGACGTCCCCGCGATCGCGACCAGCGAGTTCAGCCAGGCCCCGGACGGCGACGAGCTCGCCGTGGACCCCACAATCGCCCTCGTCGAGGCGTCCGCGGAGGCGGCCCGCGAGGACGCGCCGATCCCGACCGACCTCACCCCGGCGCTGCTCGACCTGCGCGAGGACAAGGCAGACCTGGGCGACTGCGACTACGGCGGGCCGCCGTTCACGCTGTGCCCGCGGGGGGCGGACGACGCGGAGCGCACCCTGGTGGTGCTCGGCGACTCCCACGGCCGGCACTGGATCCCCGCGCTGGAGCGGATCGCCGACCGCGCCGGCTGGACGGCGTACTACCTGGTGAAGCCGGCCTGCACCCCGGCCCACGTGGTGACCGTGGAGCAGGGCACCGACGAGGCGTGGGAGGACTGCGCGGCGTTCAACACCTGGGCACAGGAGCAGGTGGGCGAGCTGCGGCCGGACCTGCTGGTGATCAGCACCAGTGCCCCCGCCCACCTGGTGGTGGACGGGTCGGCGACCAGCGACGAGGACACGGTCGTGGCGCAGATGCGCGGCGGATTCGACGCGCTCCTGGCCGACCTGGGGGCTCCGCCGCCCGGACCGTGCTGCTCGGGGACACCCCCCGGCTGCCGTTCGAGCCCTCCGAGTGCCTCGGCACCCGCGACGCCACCCTCGGCAGCTGCGCGGGGCCCCCGACCGGGCGCGCCCAGCGGGTCCTGGAGGCCAGTCGGCAGGCGGCCGCCGCGTCGGGCGTGGAGTTCGTCGACACCACCCCGTGGCTGTGCGCCGTCGACGTGTGCCCAGCAGTGGTGGGCTCCACGATCACGATGCGCGACCGCAGCCACCTGACCACTGCGTACGCCACTCGGCTGACCAAGCCACTGGGCCGGGCCCTGGGGCTGCTGCCCGCCCGGAAGCGGGCCGGGACCGCCGACTGAGACCGGCGGTCGGGAACCCTTGCGAATGTGACAGTGCCACTGTCACAGTTGTGGTTCAGCCCACATCCCGGAGGTAGCCCCCATGCCCGAGACCCCGTCGATCTTCGAGCAGGAGCACGAGGACTTCCGCGGCACCGTGCGGGCCTTCCTGGAGCGCGAGGTGGTGCCGTTCCACGACGAGTGGGAGCGCGCGGGCCAGGTCGACCGCGAGGTGTGGCGCAAGGCCGGGGAGCAGGGACTGCTCTGCTTCGACGTCGCCGAGGAGTACGGCGGCGCCGGCATCGCCGACTTCCGCTACAACATGGTCGTCTCCGACGAGATCGGGCGGGTCGGCGCGAGCGGGCTCGGCTTCCCCGTCCACACCGACATCATCGTCCCCTACATCAGCCAGCTGGGGACCCCCGAGCAGAAGCAGCGCTGGCTGCCCGGACTGGTCAGCGGCGAGCTGATCTCGGCCATCGCGATGACCGAGCCGGGCGCCGGCTCCGACCTGCAGGGCATCCGCACCTCGGCGGTAGACAAGGGCGACCACTACGTGCTGAACGGGTCGAAGACCTTCATCAGCAACGGCATCCTCGCCGACCTGGTCATCGTGGTCGCGCGCACCGACGCGGACGCCGGCCACCAGGGCATCAGCCTGCTCGTGGTCGAGCGTGGGATGCCGGGCTTCGAGCGCGGCCGGAACCTGGAGAAGGTCGGCCTCAAGGCCCAGGACACCGCCGAGCTCTTCTTCGACGACGTGGCGGTGCCCAAGGAGAACCTGCTCGGGGAGGCGGGGTCCGGATTCATCTCGCTGATGGTCAACCTGCCCCAGGAGCGGATCTCGATCGCCGCGATCGCGGTCGCGGCCTGCGAGCACGTGCTGGAGCTGTGCCTGTCCTACGCCAAGGAGCGCGAGGCCTTCGGCCGGCCGATCGGGAAGTTCCAGCACAACCGCTTCCTGCTCGCCGAGATGGCCACCGAGGTCCACATCGCCCGGGTCTTCCTCAACGACTGCGTGCTCAAGCTCAACGAGGGCAAGGTCGACACGGCGCTGGCGTCGATGGCCAAGTGGTGGACGACCGAGCTGCAGAAGAAGGTCGTCGACGCCGGCGTGCAGCTGCACGGCGGCTACGGCTATATGACGGAGTATCCGATCGCGAAGGCCTTCATGGACAGCCGGATCCAGACGATCTACGGGGGCACCACCGAGATCCAGAAGGAGATCATCGGGCGCAGCCTCGGCATCTGAGCGCCGCGAAATTGCCTGGCGCGGCCCCCGACCGGGGTTGGTAGCGTCCGCTGGGAGGGTTCGACGGCGGGAGGAGGCAGATGACCGCACGACCGGTCGTCCGTGTCGCGGACCCCCCGCCCGGTCGTCGCGTCCCGTCCGCGCGGACCGGCGTCGGGCTGTTGGCCGCCGGCGCCTGCCTGGCCTGGACCCCCTTCCTCGCCCACACGCTGAGCCCCGACGAGGCGGGCTTCCTCATGGTCGCCGGCCAGTGGCAGCCGGGCGACTCGCTGTACGGCGACTACTGGGTCGACCGGCCCCCGGGGCTGGTCGCCCTCTTCGCGCTCGCCGACCTCGCCGGTGGCGACTGGGCGGTCCGGGCGCTCGGCCTGCTGGCCGTGGCGACCTCGGTCCTGCTGGCCGGCCTCCTCGGCCGGATCGTCGCGCCGCACAGCGAACGGGCCGCGCTGCTGCCGGCGGCGAGCGCCGCGCTGCTGCTGGCCACCCCGCTCACCGGCTCCGGCGGCGTCAACGGCGAGCTCCTCGGCCTGCCGTTCCTGCTCGCCGGCTTCGCCGCGATCCTGCTCGCGAGGTCCGCGCCCACCCCGGGCCGGGCGGTCGCCTGGGCGGGAGCCGCCGGCGTCGCCGGCGCGGCGGCCGCGCTGATCAAGCAGAGCCTCGTCGACGTCTTCGTGCTGGCCGCGGTCGTGCTGGTCGCCGACCTGGTCACCGGCCACCGGAGTCGCGCCCGAGTGGCTGCCGTCGCGGCGAGCGGCGTGGCCGGCGCACTCGCCCTGACCGGGGCCGTGGTGCTCCTGGCGTACAGCCGCGGCACCGGCCCCGGCGCGCTGTGGGACGCCGTCGTGGGCTTCCGCGGCGAGGCGACCCGGGTGATCCTGGAGTCCGCGACCGACGCGACCCGCGACCGGCTGGCCAGGGTGCTGCTGGCACTG from Nocardioides pantholopis harbors:
- a CDS encoding acyl-CoA dehydrogenase family protein; the protein is MPETPSIFEQEHEDFRGTVRAFLEREVVPFHDEWERAGQVDREVWRKAGEQGLLCFDVAEEYGGAGIADFRYNMVVSDEIGRVGASGLGFPVHTDIIVPYISQLGTPEQKQRWLPGLVSGELISAIAMTEPGAGSDLQGIRTSAVDKGDHYVLNGSKTFISNGILADLVIVVARTDADAGHQGISLLVVERGMPGFERGRNLEKVGLKAQDTAELFFDDVAVPKENLLGEAGSGFISLMVNLPQERISIAAIAVAACEHVLELCLSYAKEREAFGRPIGKFQHNRFLLAEMATEVHIARVFLNDCVLKLNEGKVDTALASMAKWWTTELQKKVVDAGVQLHGGYGYMTEYPIAKAFMDSRIQTIYGGTTEIQKEIIGRSLGI